In one Spirosoma rigui genomic region, the following are encoded:
- a CDS encoding DUF2268 domain-containing putative Zn-dependent protease (predicted Zn-dependent protease with a strongly conserved HExxH motif) has product MTTTDTVRQLDFIQRLYVDRASTGLKEFMELRGGNTHEWRKFIEASKAALVAKRPHILAVLTQEPEILRRIKLFRSLYPNFREGDIYFCVGINNSGGTIRDKTVYIGTEVAAGNTPDWSVYLVMHEFVHTQQWMQRNVNRLLKDEKALQAYATTHTGLLAQCIVEGMADFVAELVLGESLASRQPDGYIAFGQKHEEQVWAAFKNDIDQSLDQQKGWLYGERTIDGKPVRDLGYYVGYQLCKHYYVRARDKPRALTYMIELDLTDENARAFLAASGYDGQKK; this is encoded by the coding sequence ATGACCACTACTGATACCGTCCGGCAACTGGACTTCATTCAGCGACTGTACGTTGACAGGGCCAGTACGGGTCTGAAGGAGTTTATGGAACTGCGGGGGGGCAACACCCACGAATGGCGGAAATTTATCGAAGCGAGTAAAGCCGCTCTGGTAGCGAAAAGACCGCACATTCTTGCTGTCCTTACTCAGGAGCCGGAGATACTGAGACGAATCAAGCTGTTCAGATCCCTGTATCCTAACTTTCGCGAAGGGGATATATACTTCTGCGTGGGTATTAATAATTCGGGGGGGACCATACGGGACAAAACGGTATATATCGGAACGGAAGTGGCCGCCGGGAACACCCCGGACTGGTCTGTTTACCTGGTCATGCATGAGTTTGTGCATACCCAGCAGTGGATGCAGCGCAATGTGAACAGGCTGCTGAAGGATGAGAAAGCCCTGCAGGCGTACGCGACTACCCATACCGGGTTGCTGGCCCAGTGTATTGTCGAAGGGATGGCCGACTTTGTGGCTGAACTGGTACTGGGCGAATCGCTGGCCAGTCGACAGCCGGACGGATACATCGCCTTCGGACAAAAGCACGAAGAGCAGGTTTGGGCAGCGTTTAAGAACGATATAGATCAGTCGCTCGATCAGCAGAAGGGGTGGCTGTATGGCGAACGAACCATTGATGGAAAACCGGTTCGTGATCTGGGCTACTACGTCGGTTACCAGCTCTGCAAACACTATTACGTCAGGGCCAGGGACAAGCCCAGGGCTCTGACCTACATGATTGAACTGGACCTTACCGATGAGAATGCCCGGGCGTTTCTGGCAGCTTCCGGTTACGATGGGCAGAAAAAATGA
- the argB gene encoding acetylglutamate kinase — MNNLTVIKIGGNVIDNPDALTRFLASFAALAGPRLLVHGGGKVATQVAEKLGVPTTMVDGRRITDQAMLDVVTMVYGGLVNKQIVAKLQALEINAIGMTGADAGTVLAHKRPVREIDYGMVGDIDEVDSGQIQFFLRQELTPVFAPITYSTTGELFNTNADTMASAIAVDMVRHNEVTLVYCFEKKGVLANPDDDNSVIATLTPEVYAEHKAAGTINKGMIPKLDNAFAAIRNGVSRVIICHADELVAAVAQGAGTTLVL, encoded by the coding sequence ATGAACAACCTTACAGTAATCAAGATTGGTGGTAATGTCATCGACAACCCTGACGCATTAACGCGGTTTCTGGCATCTTTTGCCGCGCTGGCCGGCCCCCGGCTGCTGGTACACGGGGGGGGGAAAGTGGCGACGCAGGTTGCCGAAAAACTTGGAGTACCAACCACGATGGTCGACGGCCGGCGGATTACCGATCAGGCCATGCTCGATGTGGTCACGATGGTCTACGGTGGCTTGGTCAATAAGCAGATCGTTGCGAAACTACAGGCGCTGGAAATCAATGCCATCGGTATGACGGGCGCCGATGCCGGTACGGTGCTCGCGCATAAGCGCCCGGTCAGGGAAATCGACTACGGTATGGTGGGCGATATTGACGAAGTGGATTCGGGACAGATCCAGTTTTTTCTCCGGCAGGAGCTGACGCCGGTTTTCGCCCCGATTACGTACAGCACAACTGGCGAGCTGTTCAATACCAATGCCGACACGATGGCTTCTGCTATTGCGGTGGATATGGTTCGTCATAATGAGGTGACGCTAGTCTACTGTTTCGAGAAAAAAGGCGTACTCGCCAATCCCGATGATGACAACAGCGTTATTGCAACCCTCACGCCCGAAGTCTACGCCGAACACAAAGCGGCTGGCACGATCAACAAGGGGATGATTCCAAAATTAGACAACGCCTTTGCGGCCATCCGGAATGGCGTATCGCGGGTAATCATCTGCCACGCCGACGAGTTAGTAGCTGCCGTTGCGCAGGGAGCCGGAACCACGCTGGTGCTGTAG
- a CDS encoding C40 family peptidase, translated as MKMKMLLTAFFAVSFGIVQAQTKPTVTDSKPTVSSTQKSFYDEIPLVSNVIEYARKHLSIRYRSGGTTTHGFDCSGFTRFCFSRFGISLPHSSAAQGHVGEAVDKDDAQPGDLILFKGHSASGSQIGHVGLITEVIGDRIKFIHSAWNGGVRYDYLHADYYQRRFVGVRRVVTMLAEK; from the coding sequence ATGAAGATGAAAATGCTCCTGACAGCGTTTTTTGCTGTCTCGTTTGGCATCGTTCAAGCCCAAACCAAGCCCACCGTAACTGATAGTAAACCCACCGTTTCTTCCACTCAAAAAAGTTTCTACGACGAAATTCCCCTGGTAAGCAACGTTATCGAGTACGCCCGGAAACATCTCTCTATTCGCTACCGCTCCGGTGGCACCACAACCCACGGTTTCGATTGCTCCGGTTTCACGCGTTTCTGTTTTAGTCGGTTTGGTATATCCCTCCCCCATTCAAGTGCAGCCCAGGGCCACGTTGGCGAAGCCGTCGACAAAGACGATGCACAACCCGGCGATTTGATACTTTTTAAAGGTCATAGCGCCAGCGGCTCGCAAATTGGCCACGTCGGGCTCATCACCGAAGTCATTGGCGACCGGATCAAATTCATTCATTCGGCCTGGAACGGGGGCGTTCGCTACGACTATCTCCACGCCGACTATTACCAGCGCCGGTTCGTAGGTGTTCGTCGCGTTGTCACGATGCTGGCCGAGAAATAA
- a CDS encoding cytochrome B, with product MYSGLVHAHSGLRWIALVLLVAAVVVAIGKWQGRSGYTDGNRKLYLFTLIAVHTQLLIGLVLYFISPKVDFSQMSDKLYRFYTVEHTTGMLIAIILITIGYSRSKRASEAVTKQRLIGIFYGIGLLLILASIPWPFRIPGAGWF from the coding sequence ATGTATTCCGGATTAGTACACGCTCACTCGGGGCTTCGCTGGATTGCCCTTGTCCTGTTAGTAGCCGCCGTGGTTGTTGCCATTGGCAAATGGCAGGGCCGCAGCGGCTACACCGATGGCAACCGCAAACTGTATCTGTTTACGCTGATCGCTGTCCACACGCAGCTACTCATTGGCCTGGTATTGTACTTCATCAGCCCGAAAGTAGATTTCAGCCAGATGAGCGATAAGCTATACCGGTTCTATACCGTAGAGCACACCACCGGGATGCTCATTGCCATCATCCTCATCACGATTGGCTATTCCCGTTCAAAACGCGCCAGTGAAGCCGTCACCAAACAGCGCCTGATCGGTATTTTCTATGGCATCGGTCTGTTGCTGATTCTGGCGTCTATTCCCTGGCCATTCCGTATTCCTGGCGCCGGCTGGTTCTAA
- a CDS encoding DUF4286 family protein, whose protein sequence is MILYNTTYSVAIETGPDWLRWMKTFQMPAVMATGLPVSHKIRRLLTEIDNGGVTYSVQLDFHTLADYEAYQQHHADALQQRIHRRFGGQFVSFDTVLEDV, encoded by the coding sequence ATGATTCTTTACAATACGACCTATAGCGTAGCCATTGAAACGGGTCCAGACTGGCTGCGGTGGATGAAAACATTCCAGATGCCTGCCGTTATGGCAACCGGCCTTCCCGTAAGCCATAAAATCCGGCGGCTGCTGACCGAAATCGACAACGGGGGGGTAACCTATTCGGTACAACTCGATTTTCATACCCTGGCCGACTACGAAGCCTACCAGCAACACCACGCCGATGCGCTTCAGCAACGTATACACCGTCGTTTCGGTGGTCAGTTTGTTTCGTTCGATACAGTATTGGAAGATGTATAA
- a CDS encoding glycosyltransferase family 4 protein, whose product MKTPTIRIGAASENRTTARQLDHHESDAALWKHNPKNVAFIGDYLPRQCGIATFTSDLYKSYDTFITDSNALVVSVNDTPDGYDYPSEVRYDFYQHDQEAYRKAAEFLNSKDTDVVCLQHEYGIYGGPAGSYILTLLRNLTMPIVTTFHTILKTPNEDQLLVLKSIADLSSRVICMSEKGRDFLINIYEIPEDKIDLIPHGIPDMPFVDPHFYKDKFGMEGKQTLLTFGLLSPNKGIENVIKALPRIVEQFPNVVYMVLGATHPHLLKHEGEAYRDSLKKLAADCGVRDNVRFYNQFVELDDLLEYLGSADIYITPYMNPAQITSGTLSYAFGCGKAVVSTPYWHAEELLADGRGVLVPFGDSEAVADQIINLLVDEPVRHAMRKRAYMMGREMIWEHVIQLYADSFAQARQERMSTINNQSPYVMGGHGSAAFKLPALRLDHLFRLTDSTGIVQHARHHLPFYEEGYCADDNARALILALVLQETGLGDRKLAQAADNYCAFINHAYTEEHRRFRNFMSYDRRWLEEFGSDDSTGRTLWALGTCIGRATDRNTVTWAMGLLEKVLPSVVHMSSPRSWAFALLGIYEYQKKFNDDRLAKNIQRQLLDKLMFCYTESATEDWPWFETILSYDNAVLAHVLIRSGDERLVQIGLNSLRWLIKLQTAERGHFQPIGSDGFYRKGQPRAYFDQQPLEAQSTVSACLAALEMTGDMEWHRIAIRVFKWFTGLNDLGLPLYDQQTGGCRDGLHIDRVNKNQGAESTLSYLLALAELYNTQKQRTETKPVNVTLSTLVEG is encoded by the coding sequence ATGAAAACACCTACCATTCGTATTGGAGCCGCATCGGAAAACCGGACTACGGCGAGACAGCTGGATCATCATGAATCGGATGCTGCTCTCTGGAAGCACAATCCAAAGAACGTAGCTTTCATTGGTGACTATCTGCCCCGGCAATGCGGAATTGCAACCTTTACGTCTGATCTGTATAAATCCTACGATACATTTATTACTGACTCTAACGCGCTGGTTGTGTCGGTCAATGATACGCCTGATGGCTACGACTACCCTAGCGAGGTTCGGTACGATTTTTACCAGCACGACCAGGAGGCTTACCGTAAAGCCGCCGAATTTCTGAATTCGAAAGACACTGATGTTGTCTGCCTTCAGCACGAATACGGTATTTACGGCGGACCGGCGGGCAGCTACATCCTGACACTGCTGCGGAATCTGACGATGCCTATTGTCACGACGTTCCATACCATTCTGAAAACACCCAATGAAGATCAGCTGCTGGTGCTGAAGAGCATCGCTGACCTGTCGTCGCGGGTGATTTGTATGTCGGAGAAGGGACGTGATTTCCTGATCAACATCTACGAAATACCCGAAGACAAGATCGATCTTATCCCCCACGGTATTCCCGACATGCCATTTGTCGACCCTCATTTTTACAAAGACAAATTTGGTATGGAAGGCAAGCAGACACTGCTGACATTCGGTCTGCTGTCGCCCAACAAAGGCATCGAGAACGTCATCAAGGCATTACCCCGCATTGTGGAGCAGTTTCCCAACGTAGTCTACATGGTGTTGGGCGCTACGCACCCTCACCTGTTGAAACACGAAGGAGAAGCGTACCGTGACAGTCTCAAAAAGTTGGCCGCCGACTGTGGCGTGCGGGATAATGTCCGGTTCTACAACCAGTTCGTTGAACTCGACGATTTACTTGAGTACCTGGGATCGGCTGATATTTACATCACGCCCTACATGAACCCGGCTCAAATCACGTCTGGAACTTTATCATACGCGTTCGGTTGCGGTAAGGCTGTGGTATCGACACCTTACTGGCACGCCGAGGAACTCCTGGCCGACGGTCGTGGAGTGCTCGTGCCGTTCGGTGACTCTGAAGCAGTGGCTGATCAGATCATCAACCTGCTCGTCGATGAGCCTGTTCGCCACGCCATGCGGAAGCGGGCGTACATGATGGGTCGCGAAATGATCTGGGAGCACGTCATTCAACTCTATGCCGACTCATTTGCGCAGGCGCGGCAGGAGCGGATGAGCACTATCAACAACCAGTCGCCCTACGTAATGGGCGGCCACGGCAGTGCTGCGTTCAAACTTCCTGCCCTGCGGCTGGACCACCTGTTCCGGTTGACTGACTCGACGGGTATTGTGCAGCACGCCCGTCACCACCTGCCTTTTTACGAAGAAGGTTACTGCGCCGATGATAACGCCAGGGCACTGATTCTAGCCCTTGTCCTGCAGGAGACGGGGCTAGGCGACCGGAAGCTGGCGCAGGCTGCCGACAATTATTGCGCATTCATCAACCACGCTTATACCGAAGAGCATCGCCGTTTTCGCAACTTCATGAGCTATGACCGGCGCTGGCTGGAAGAGTTTGGGTCGGACGACAGCACGGGTCGCACCCTTTGGGCGCTGGGTACCTGCATTGGCCGCGCTACCGACCGCAATACCGTAACCTGGGCTATGGGCCTGCTGGAAAAAGTATTGCCGAGCGTAGTCCACATGAGTTCACCCCGTTCGTGGGCCTTTGCCCTGCTGGGTATCTATGAATACCAGAAAAAATTCAACGACGATCGGTTGGCCAAGAACATCCAGCGGCAACTGCTTGACAAGCTCATGTTCTGTTATACCGAGTCTGCTACGGAAGACTGGCCCTGGTTTGAAACCATACTTTCGTACGACAACGCTGTTCTGGCTCACGTACTGATCCGGTCGGGCGACGAGCGGCTGGTACAAATTGGTCTGAACTCCCTGCGCTGGCTCATTAAGCTGCAAACCGCCGAACGGGGGCATTTTCAGCCCATTGGCTCCGACGGGTTCTACCGTAAAGGCCAGCCCCGTGCTTACTTTGATCAGCAGCCGCTGGAAGCCCAAAGCACCGTATCGGCCTGCCTGGCAGCACTGGAAATGACCGGCGACATGGAATGGCACCGGATTGCTATTCGGGTATTCAAGTGGTTCACCGGACTGAACGATCTGGGTCTGCCTCTGTATGACCAGCAGACGGGCGGGTGCCGTGATGGATTGCACATTGACCGGGTTAACAAAAACCAGGGGGCCGAATCGACGCTTTCGTACCTGCTGGCACTGGCTGAACTCTACAATACCCAGAAGCAACGTACCGAAACCAAACCGGTTAACGTAACGCTATCAACGCTGGTTGAAGGATAA
- a CDS encoding glycoside hydrolase family 130 protein has translation MSIKATRTGIVLRPDPTRVLFRPFEFGSTTRTLKIIARVGAMSDDEAVHKLDEVIREFGGRHHKLERFLLQRFEQIKPNLLTDEPLTTERKLLLGAYFTMEYSLESAALFNPSMIWHPDQTNVPPGYRRFILSLRATGEGHISSISFRMGYIDEEGKIVLRKPSRYVTSPEIVQNHRFNRVQFERKLYELRLENSIQEKMMTGLGDEFSLPELEAQIKRVSAQFRYNAEYETIASGLIALAKSNYEINFDDDQSLDERCIFPTSPNETNGIEDARFVQFTDDDGEVTYYATYTAYNGKVTFPQLLETKDFTHFSVSTLNGAEVSNKGMALFPRKINGKYVMISRQDGENIYLMYSDDLYFWQTKELILKPTYHWEYVQLGNCGSPIETEAGWLVLSHGVGPMRKYAIGAFLLDLNDPSKVIGRTVEPILSPDENEREGYVPNVVYSCGGLVSGNELIIPYAMADYASSFATVNVGELLAELTQQREAVDVSIQ, from the coding sequence ATGAGTATAAAAGCTACCCGGACGGGTATTGTTCTCCGGCCTGATCCAACCCGAGTGCTGTTTCGCCCCTTTGAATTTGGCAGCACGACGCGTACCCTTAAAATTATTGCCCGGGTTGGCGCGATGTCTGACGACGAAGCGGTTCATAAACTTGATGAAGTTATTCGGGAATTCGGTGGTCGTCACCATAAACTGGAACGGTTTCTACTGCAACGGTTTGAACAGATCAAGCCGAATCTGCTAACCGATGAGCCACTCACGACCGAGCGTAAGTTGCTGCTGGGCGCTTATTTCACTATGGAATATTCGCTTGAGTCAGCCGCGCTGTTCAATCCGTCCATGATCTGGCACCCCGACCAAACCAATGTTCCCCCCGGCTACAGACGGTTTATCCTGAGTCTGCGGGCGACGGGGGAGGGGCACATCTCGTCCATCTCTTTCCGGATGGGCTACATTGACGAAGAAGGTAAGATTGTTCTTCGCAAGCCATCCCGCTACGTCACCTCGCCCGAAATTGTGCAGAACCATCGGTTCAATCGCGTTCAGTTCGAGCGCAAACTCTATGAACTGCGACTGGAGAACAGCATTCAGGAAAAGATGATGACGGGGCTGGGCGATGAGTTCAGCCTGCCTGAGCTGGAGGCTCAGATTAAGCGCGTGTCGGCGCAGTTCCGCTACAATGCAGAGTACGAAACCATTGCCAGCGGACTGATCGCGCTGGCAAAATCGAATTACGAAATTAACTTCGATGACGACCAGAGTCTGGACGAGCGGTGTATTTTTCCAACCTCGCCCAACGAAACGAACGGCATTGAAGATGCCCGCTTTGTGCAGTTTACGGATGACGACGGGGAGGTAACGTACTACGCGACCTATACGGCTTATAATGGCAAGGTCACCTTTCCGCAATTGCTGGAAACCAAGGATTTCACCCATTTCAGCGTCAGCACGCTGAACGGGGCGGAGGTGTCCAACAAGGGTATGGCATTGTTTCCGCGTAAAATCAACGGGAAATACGTCATGATTTCGCGGCAGGACGGGGAAAATATCTACCTCATGTATTCCGATGACCTGTACTTCTGGCAAACCAAAGAACTGATTCTGAAGCCAACGTACCACTGGGAATACGTACAACTGGGTAACTGCGGCTCCCCCATCGAAACCGAAGCGGGGTGGCTTGTACTCAGCCACGGCGTCGGACCCATGCGTAAATACGCTATCGGGGCTTTTCTGCTCGATCTAAACGATCCCAGCAAGGTTATCGGGAGAACCGTAGAGCCAATCCTGAGTCCCGACGAAAACGAGCGGGAAGGGTACGTTCCCAACGTAGTCTATAGTTGCGGAGGGCTGGTAAGTGGCAACGAGCTTATTATTCCGTATGCAATGGCTGATTATGCCAGTAGCTTCGCCACTGTTAATGTGGGCGAACTTCTGGCTGAACTCACCCAGCAGCGCGAAGCTGTCGATGTCAGTATCCAATAA
- a CDS encoding SusC/RagA family TonB-linked outer membrane protein yields MRKLLMVQFVLFLFSFPVLAQDVAITGTVTSAEDGSVLPGVNIAVKGTSRGTSSGANGTYQLNAPAGSTLVFSFIGFTTQEVATGNRTTIDVRLATDAAQLQEVVVTALGIKRDAKSVSFATQQISQEQLQVVRQPDAGNALAGKVAGLQVLSQAGSKLGSGAVVRIRGAASLVDKNPLYVVDGTPLTGDSGTPPTLDINPDDIETMSVLKGPNATALYGQRGDAGVIVITTKKGIARKGIGVDINSTTTFDQVNIIPKYQNEYGGGGASEWRTFTWAAGNPVEWQALNGKRYHDYSDDASWGPRIDGGEYIPWYAWYPGTTANPNPYAFKTAPYTAQPNNVRDYYNTGRTLNNGVSLRAGGNGYTTRLSFNNVNQTGVLPNTSLKRYYMTTATTFDLGKNLTAGINLNYTTERLGGEFDDDYSNLSGSGSFNQWFHRDLDMSKLRELRDLRTPTGALASWNHNNPTATTNFSTVNFNRANYWYNWYSYLDNINFQTNRDRLFGDVNLAYKINDHFRVQGWVRRNQRNTNYENKTPNILETSAAQTGVKAEYTTGQISEREDNYEFLGSYDDTFGDFSLNANVGGNIRDNRYTRVDLATTGGLFVPDLYTIGNSIGTASQTNTRASKTVRSLYGRASLGWRDLVFLEVTGRNDWSSALPANNNSYFYPSVGGSFVFSELTRDALPFLSFGKLRGSWAQVGSDLNPYQLALTYQVNQFKYGNTNSLITTPNLLTNANIIPSLSSAFEAGVDLRFLKNRAGLAFTYYRENKINEILNVDVTSVSGFTQQVINAGRIERDGIEIQLDGKPVVGKDFNWDMTLNFARNNSRIVSLAPGINSIQATSATPFGASGQSFTTNDAFGYAYVIHSTGADNGGNNRWGQLRGNGIVYNNGQPVLNEDGTYQFETNKYFGSVLPDFTGGFVNTLRYKSFSLGLSLDFQKGGKYFSLSNFWGTYSGLYAETAAVNDKGKNVRDDVADGGGVHVKGVSPTGETIDTYVAAYDYYHQFGNNSIIDNSVFSASYIKLREVSLGYSLPIRANKYIQGVNLSVVARNPWLIYAANRNIDPSELSQRFGENGQQPGTRSLGFNVRLSF; encoded by the coding sequence ATGAGAAAACTTTTAATGGTTCAGTTTGTACTGTTCCTATTCAGTTTTCCGGTGCTGGCGCAGGATGTCGCTATCACGGGTACGGTTACATCGGCGGAAGACGGATCAGTCCTTCCCGGTGTCAACATCGCAGTAAAAGGTACGTCGCGCGGGACGAGTTCAGGCGCAAACGGAACCTACCAGCTCAACGCACCAGCGGGCTCAACGCTGGTTTTTAGCTTCATAGGTTTCACCACACAGGAGGTAGCCACTGGCAACCGTACGACTATCGACGTTCGCCTGGCAACAGATGCGGCCCAATTACAGGAAGTTGTTGTAACGGCGCTCGGTATCAAGCGCGACGCCAAGTCAGTTTCGTTTGCTACGCAGCAGATTAGTCAGGAACAGCTTCAGGTTGTTCGTCAGCCGGACGCAGGTAACGCACTGGCTGGTAAAGTCGCTGGTTTGCAGGTGCTTAGTCAGGCCGGTTCCAAGCTTGGTTCGGGCGCGGTTGTTCGTATCCGGGGCGCGGCTTCGCTGGTCGACAAGAACCCCCTCTACGTTGTTGATGGTACGCCGTTGACGGGGGATTCGGGTACGCCACCCACCCTCGACATTAACCCCGACGACATTGAGACAATGTCGGTACTGAAAGGACCAAACGCAACGGCGCTGTATGGTCAGCGGGGTGACGCGGGTGTGATCGTGATCACGACCAAGAAAGGAATCGCCCGCAAAGGGATTGGCGTCGACATCAACAGCACGACGACCTTCGATCAGGTGAACATCATTCCAAAGTATCAGAACGAGTATGGCGGTGGTGGTGCGTCGGAGTGGCGCACGTTCACGTGGGCGGCCGGCAACCCGGTTGAATGGCAGGCTCTGAACGGCAAGCGTTACCACGATTACTCGGATGATGCTTCGTGGGGACCCCGGATTGATGGGGGGGAATATATCCCCTGGTATGCCTGGTATCCGGGAACGACGGCCAATCCGAACCCTTATGCGTTCAAAACGGCTCCTTATACGGCTCAGCCCAACAACGTGCGGGATTATTACAATACGGGCCGTACGCTCAACAACGGCGTCAGCCTGCGGGCGGGTGGCAACGGCTACACAACCCGACTGTCGTTCAACAACGTCAACCAGACGGGTGTGTTACCCAACACGTCGTTGAAGCGCTATTACATGACTACGGCTACGACCTTCGATCTGGGCAAGAACCTGACCGCCGGTATTAACCTGAACTACACGACGGAACGGCTAGGTGGCGAGTTTGACGATGATTACTCGAACCTATCGGGCTCAGGCTCGTTCAACCAATGGTTCCACCGGGATCTGGACATGAGCAAGCTGCGCGAACTCCGCGACCTGCGGACACCAACGGGTGCACTGGCCAGCTGGAACCACAATAACCCAACGGCAACGACCAATTTCTCGACGGTCAACTTTAACCGGGCTAACTACTGGTACAACTGGTATTCGTACCTGGATAATATTAATTTCCAGACCAACCGCGACCGGCTTTTTGGTGATGTGAACCTGGCTTACAAGATCAACGACCACTTCCGGGTGCAGGGTTGGGTACGTCGCAACCAGCGCAATACGAACTACGAAAACAAAACGCCAAATATCCTGGAAACCAGCGCAGCCCAAACGGGTGTCAAAGCTGAGTACACAACGGGTCAGATCAGCGAGCGGGAAGACAACTACGAATTCCTGGGAAGCTACGACGATACATTCGGTGATTTCTCGCTGAATGCCAACGTAGGGGGTAACATCCGCGACAACCGGTACACGCGGGTCGACCTGGCTACAACGGGTGGTCTGTTCGTGCCGGACCTGTACACCATCGGTAACTCGATCGGAACGGCCAGCCAGACAAACACCCGCGCCAGCAAAACCGTACGTAGTCTCTACGGCCGGGCATCGCTGGGCTGGCGCGACCTGGTATTCCTGGAAGTAACGGGACGTAACGACTGGAGTTCGGCCCTGCCTGCCAACAATAACTCTTACTTCTACCCATCGGTAGGGGGTAGCTTCGTCTTTTCTGAGCTCACACGTGATGCGCTGCCATTCCTGTCGTTTGGTAAGTTGCGCGGTAGCTGGGCGCAGGTTGGTTCTGACCTGAACCCGTATCAGCTGGCCCTGACCTATCAGGTCAACCAGTTCAAATACGGCAACACGAACAGCCTGATCACCACGCCCAACCTGCTGACCAACGCGAACATCATTCCGTCGCTGTCGTCGGCCTTCGAAGCCGGGGTTGATCTCCGGTTCCTGAAGAACCGGGCCGGTCTGGCGTTTACGTACTACCGGGAGAACAAGATCAACGAAATTCTTAACGTTGACGTAACCTCGGTGAGCGGTTTCACCCAGCAGGTGATTAACGCGGGCCGGATTGAGCGGGACGGTATTGAAATCCAGCTGGACGGCAAGCCCGTAGTCGGTAAAGATTTCAACTGGGACATGACCCTGAACTTTGCCCGCAACAACTCGCGCATCGTTAGTCTCGCCCCCGGTATCAATTCCATCCAGGCTACGTCGGCTACACCATTCGGAGCCAGCGGTCAGTCGTTCACGACGAATGATGCTTTCGGCTACGCCTACGTTATTCACTCGACAGGTGCCGACAACGGCGGCAATAACCGCTGGGGCCAGCTGCGCGGTAACGGTATCGTGTACAACAACGGTCAGCCCGTGCTGAACGAAGATGGCACCTACCAGTTCGAGACGAACAAATACTTTGGCTCGGTACTGCCCGATTTCACCGGTGGTTTTGTGAATACCCTACGTTACAAAAGCTTCTCGCTGGGGCTGAGCCTCGACTTCCAGAAAGGCGGCAAATACTTCTCGCTGTCGAACTTCTGGGGTACCTACTCGGGTCTGTATGCTGAAACGGCCGCTGTCAATGACAAAGGCAAAAACGTTCGCGACGACGTAGCCGACGGTGGTGGTGTTCACGTTAAAGGCGTAAGCCCAACCGGGGAAACCATCGATACCTACGTAGCTGCCTACGATTACTACCACCAGTTCGGTAACAACAGCATCATCGATAATTCGGTGTTCAGCGCGTCGTATATCAAACTGCGGGAAGTTAGCCTCGGCTACTCACTGCCCATCCGGGCCAACAAATACATCCAGGGTGTAAACCTGAGTGTTGTGGCGCGTAACCCCTGGTTGATCTACGCGGCAAACCGCAACATCGATCCATCGGAGCTCTCGCAACGGTTTGGTGAGAATGGCCAGCAGCCCGGAACGCGTTCGCTAGGCTTCAATGTTCGCTTAAGTTTCTAA